One genomic region from Amycolatopsis sp. FBCC-B4732 encodes:
- a CDS encoding GntR family transcriptional regulator — MIEFVLDGRSRVATYMQLVVQVKQALRVGLLRPGDQLPKVRDVAQDLAINPNTVLKAYRELVLEGLAEGRPGVGTFVTGDLAGPSLGAQAQLRDELVGWLERAEAAGMTPDDIAALIETTMRGTAAPHG; from the coding sequence GTGATCGAGTTCGTCCTGGACGGCCGTTCCCGGGTCGCCACGTACATGCAGCTCGTCGTGCAGGTGAAGCAGGCGCTGCGGGTCGGCCTGCTGCGCCCCGGCGACCAGCTGCCGAAGGTCCGGGACGTCGCGCAGGACCTGGCGATCAACCCGAACACCGTGCTCAAGGCCTACCGCGAGCTGGTCCTCGAGGGTCTGGCCGAGGGCAGGCCGGGGGTCGGCACGTTCGTCACCGGCGATCTGGCCGGCCCGTCGCTGGGCGCACAGGCGCAGCTGCGGGACGAGCTCGTCGGGTGGCTGGAGCGCGCCGAAGCGGCGGGGATGACGCCGGACGACATCGCGGCGCTGATCGAGACGACGATGCGCGGCACAGCGGCACCGCACGGGTGA
- a CDS encoding transporter, which translates to MLWLTWRRHRKPALFALVASGLLAAVMVPTGLAMRAKFDAFGLGSCRAALGTTSMITQTEAVARCESLGHEFQREFGNLQFVAVLFVVLPALVGVFFGAPLVAREIEQGTHRLVWTQGVSRLHWALTTFGVTGAITAVLATGYALGVSWWFEPLVAASTGRLAFLAFDVQGIVPVAYTLFALALGIFAGTYRPRVVPSMALALAGYAVVRVAVEVLARPRYLPAELLTFPPTGTQTPNPASGDWILAQDVHDVTGRLVLPEAQIGPCPPGQCAAGDVTNWLEYQPGDRFWTFQGIETAIFAVLTAALVFFAIRRIRTIA; encoded by the coding sequence GTGCTCTGGCTGACCTGGCGCCGCCACCGCAAGCCCGCGCTGTTCGCGCTCGTCGCGTCCGGCCTGCTCGCCGCGGTCATGGTGCCGACCGGACTGGCGATGCGCGCGAAGTTCGACGCCTTCGGCCTCGGCTCGTGCCGAGCCGCGCTCGGGACGACGTCGATGATCACGCAGACCGAGGCCGTGGCGCGGTGCGAGAGCCTCGGCCACGAATTCCAGCGGGAGTTCGGGAACCTGCAGTTCGTCGCCGTCCTGTTCGTGGTCCTGCCGGCCCTGGTCGGCGTGTTCTTCGGCGCGCCGCTGGTGGCCCGCGAGATCGAGCAGGGCACCCACCGTCTGGTGTGGACACAGGGCGTGAGCCGGCTGCACTGGGCGCTCACGACGTTCGGCGTGACCGGCGCCATCACGGCCGTGCTGGCGACCGGCTACGCGCTGGGCGTGTCGTGGTGGTTCGAGCCACTGGTCGCCGCGAGCACCGGCCGCCTCGCATTCCTGGCGTTCGACGTCCAGGGGATCGTGCCGGTCGCGTACACGCTGTTCGCGCTCGCACTGGGGATCTTCGCGGGCACGTACCGGCCGCGCGTGGTCCCGTCGATGGCGCTCGCGCTGGCCGGGTACGCCGTGGTCCGCGTCGCGGTGGAGGTCCTCGCCCGCCCGCGCTACCTGCCGGCCGAACTGCTGACGTTCCCGCCGACGGGCACGCAGACCCCGAACCCGGCGTCGGGCGACTGGATCCTGGCCCAGGACGTCCACGACGTCACGGGCCGCCTGGTGCTGCCGGAAGCCCAGATCGGGCCGTGCCCGCCCGGGCAGTGCGCCGCGGGCGACGTGACCAACTGGCTGGAATACCAGCCGGGGGACCGGTTCTGGACGTTCCAGGGCATCGAGACCGCGATCTTCGCGGTGCTGACGGCGGCGCTGGTTTTCTTCGCGATCCGCCGGATCCGCACCATCGCCTGA
- a CDS encoding Lrp/AsnC family transcriptional regulator, whose product MPEELLDATDHEILGLLREDARRTLSDIAGRVTLSTAAVKRRIDRLRETGVITGFTVQVDHAKLGWGIEAFTELRFVGNTKVAEILRTTTRMPEAQAVFTIAGDPDALVWLRVRDMAHLQKTIDEIRRHHQVTGTKTLIALESWSRGT is encoded by the coding sequence ATGCCCGAAGAGCTGCTCGACGCGACCGACCACGAGATCCTCGGCCTGCTGCGCGAGGACGCCCGCCGCACGCTGTCCGACATCGCCGGCCGCGTCACGCTCTCGACGGCCGCGGTCAAGCGCCGCATCGATCGGCTGCGCGAGACCGGCGTGATCACGGGCTTCACGGTCCAGGTCGACCACGCGAAGCTGGGCTGGGGCATCGAGGCGTTCACGGAGCTGCGCTTCGTCGGCAACACGAAGGTCGCGGAGATCCTGCGCACGACGACCCGCATGCCGGAGGCCCAGGCGGTGTTCACGATCGCGGGCGACCCGGACGCGCTGGTGTGGCTGCGGGTGCGCGACATGGCGCACCTGCAGAAGACGATCGACGAGATCCGGCGGCACCACCAGGTGACCGGGACGAAGACGTTGATCGCGCTGGAGTCGTGGTCCCGGGGCACCTGA
- a CDS encoding RICIN domain-containing protein: MAGMSTADSAQLVQFADSGTADHLWRLMPDGQVRIENRNSGRVLGVDRMSTVDSTQAVQFAENGTADHLWTFEATATAHPITSGACATMAAAGSGSATAIPGST; the protein is encoded by the coding sequence GTGGCCGGCATGTCGACCGCGGACAGCGCGCAGTTGGTGCAGTTCGCCGACTCTGGGACGGCCGACCACCTGTGGCGGCTGATGCCCGACGGGCAGGTGCGGATCGAGAACCGCAACTCCGGCAGGGTGCTCGGCGTCGACCGAATGTCCACCGTGGACAGTACGCAGGCGGTGCAGTTCGCCGAAAACGGCACCGCCGACCACCTGTGGACGTTCGAAGCCACGGCAACGGCTCACCCGATCACGAGTGGTGCCTGCGCGACGATGGCAGCGGCTGGTTCCGGATCGGCAACCGCAATTCCGGGGTCGACGTGA
- a CDS encoding indolepyruvate ferredoxin oxidoreductase family protein, whose amino-acid sequence MATFTLEDRYLREAGIVHLTGVQALVRLLFDRVRHDRARGGDPAVFVSGYEGSPLAGYDLELGRRSTLLEKHDVVHRPGLNEELAATSVMGSQLVAGAGGQRGVTGFWYGKAPGLDRASDALRHANLAGTDPRGGAVALVGDDPNAKSSTVPCASELALADLAIPILYPVDSQDVLDLGMHAVELSRAAGVWTSLKVVANVADASGTATVSPQWTAPEIERAYRHTPTSRLLGTSLAELERSLFTVRLPLVTEYLRASGINRITARGPADRIGIVSAGKSYLDLQQALRALGLDAGALAKYGIRVLKLGAIHPLEPSIVREFADGLEEIVVLEEKRSFIETALKEVLYGVPGTPAVTGKKDRDGRTLFTELGELDPDGIAAGLARRLPEGIPPVDAYRGRRRRERISVPLLARTPYFCSGCPHNSSTKVPEGTLVGGGIGCHTMALFMEPDQVGTVLGVTQMGGEGTQWIGMAPFVEADHFVQNIGDGTFTHSGSLAVRAAVAAGVNITYKLLYNSAVAMTGGQDAVGGLPVEKVAELLLVEGAKRVVITSDAPAKLRRRKLPADVEVLDRTELLTAQEELAAVKGVTVLIHEQECAAEKRRKRRRGKQPIPTTRVVINERVCEGCGDCGTKSNCLSVQPVATEFGRKTTIHQSSCNVDYSCLAGDCPSFVTVVPTGKKQRRKLTELAADAIPAPAMAGTDFTVRITGIGGTGVVTVTQILATAAVLDGRHVRTLDQTGLAQKGGAVVSDLKVTAEPVEQAPKLAAGECDLYLACDALVGADATNLAVADAARTTAVVSTTEVPTGRMVVDTTVSFPAPGSVLAPLEAAAARTVSLDARGLAEELFDDDQFANVLQLGAAYQTGAIPLPAAVIERAIELNGTAVAANLQAFRRGRQLVAGPEALTTAPKPERKVTQPSARKLVHAEPGSELARLLDVRIPDLVAYQDKRYARAYAEFVERVRVLEDGPTEITEAVAKHLYKLMAYKDEYEVARLSLDPAFTGGLAEQFGDGTKYAYRLHPPVLRALGMKRKISLGPWFRPAFRLLHALRKLRGTRLDPFGRAEVRRVERELVEDYRGTILRAFDAGAADRARVLALAELPDLVRGYEDVKLANVARYREKQAELLTLVNS is encoded by the coding sequence GTGGCGACGTTCACGCTCGAGGACCGCTATCTGCGGGAAGCGGGAATCGTGCACCTGACCGGGGTGCAGGCCCTGGTCCGGCTGCTGTTCGACCGCGTCCGCCACGACCGCGCCCGGGGTGGCGACCCCGCCGTCTTCGTCTCGGGCTACGAGGGCTCGCCGCTGGCCGGGTACGACCTCGAACTCGGCCGCCGCTCGACGCTGCTGGAGAAGCACGACGTCGTGCACCGGCCCGGCCTCAACGAGGAGCTGGCCGCGACCTCGGTGATGGGCAGCCAGCTCGTCGCGGGCGCCGGCGGGCAGCGCGGCGTCACCGGGTTCTGGTACGGCAAGGCCCCCGGCCTCGACCGGGCCTCCGACGCGCTGCGCCACGCCAACCTCGCCGGGACCGACCCGCGCGGCGGTGCGGTCGCGCTCGTCGGCGACGACCCGAACGCGAAGTCCTCGACCGTCCCGTGCGCGTCCGAGCTCGCCCTCGCCGACCTGGCGATCCCGATCCTCTACCCGGTCGACTCGCAGGACGTCCTCGACCTCGGCATGCACGCGGTCGAGCTGTCCCGCGCGGCCGGCGTGTGGACGTCGCTGAAGGTCGTCGCGAACGTCGCCGACGCGTCGGGCACCGCCACCGTGAGTCCACAGTGGACCGCGCCGGAAATCGAACGGGCGTACCGGCACACCCCGACCTCGCGGCTGCTCGGCACCAGCCTCGCCGAGCTGGAGCGCAGCCTGTTCACCGTCCGGTTGCCGCTGGTCACCGAGTACCTGCGCGCGAGCGGGATCAACCGCATCACCGCGCGCGGGCCCGCCGACCGGATCGGCATCGTCTCCGCCGGCAAGTCCTACCTGGACCTCCAGCAGGCGCTGCGCGCGCTCGGCCTCGACGCGGGCGCACTGGCGAAGTACGGCATCCGCGTGCTCAAGCTCGGCGCGATCCACCCGCTGGAGCCCTCGATCGTCCGCGAATTCGCCGACGGGCTCGAGGAGATCGTCGTCCTCGAGGAGAAGCGCTCGTTCATCGAGACGGCGCTCAAGGAGGTCCTCTACGGCGTTCCCGGCACCCCCGCGGTCACCGGCAAGAAGGACCGCGACGGCCGCACGCTGTTCACCGAGCTCGGCGAGCTGGACCCGGACGGCATCGCGGCCGGGCTGGCCCGGCGGCTGCCCGAGGGCATCCCGCCGGTCGACGCCTACCGCGGCCGCCGTCGCCGCGAGCGCATCTCGGTGCCGCTGCTCGCGCGCACGCCGTACTTCTGCTCGGGCTGCCCGCACAACTCGTCGACGAAGGTCCCGGAGGGCACGCTCGTCGGCGGCGGCATCGGCTGCCACACGATGGCCCTGTTCATGGAGCCCGACCAGGTCGGCACCGTCCTCGGCGTGACGCAGATGGGCGGCGAGGGCACGCAGTGGATCGGCATGGCGCCGTTCGTCGAGGCCGACCACTTCGTGCAGAACATCGGCGACGGCACCTTCACCCACTCCGGCAGCCTCGCGGTGCGCGCGGCGGTCGCGGCCGGCGTCAACATCACCTACAAGCTGCTCTACAACTCCGCCGTGGCGATGACCGGCGGCCAGGACGCGGTCGGCGGGCTGCCGGTCGAGAAGGTCGCCGAACTGCTCCTCGTCGAGGGCGCGAAGCGGGTCGTGATCACCAGCGACGCGCCCGCGAAGCTGCGGCGCCGCAAGCTCCCCGCCGACGTCGAGGTGCTCGACCGCACCGAACTCCTGACCGCGCAAGAGGAACTCGCCGCCGTCAAGGGCGTCACGGTGCTGATCCACGAGCAGGAGTGCGCGGCCGAGAAGCGCCGGAAGCGCCGCCGCGGCAAGCAGCCGATCCCGACGACCCGCGTGGTGATCAACGAGCGCGTCTGCGAAGGCTGCGGTGACTGCGGGACGAAGTCGAACTGCCTGTCCGTGCAGCCGGTGGCGACCGAGTTCGGCCGCAAGACCACGATCCACCAGTCGTCGTGCAACGTCGACTACTCCTGCCTCGCCGGCGACTGCCCGTCGTTCGTCACCGTGGTGCCGACCGGGAAGAAGCAGCGGCGCAAGCTGACCGAGCTGGCCGCGGACGCGATCCCCGCGCCCGCGATGGCCGGCACGGACTTCACCGTGCGGATCACCGGCATCGGCGGCACCGGCGTGGTCACCGTGACGCAGATCCTCGCGACGGCGGCGGTGCTCGACGGGCGCCACGTCCGCACGCTCGACCAGACCGGCCTGGCGCAGAAGGGCGGCGCCGTCGTCTCCGACCTCAAGGTGACGGCGGAACCGGTCGAGCAGGCCCCGAAGCTCGCCGCCGGCGAGTGCGACCTCTACCTGGCGTGCGACGCGCTCGTCGGCGCGGACGCGACGAACCTGGCCGTGGCCGACGCCGCGCGGACCACCGCGGTCGTTTCGACGACGGAGGTCCCGACCGGCCGGATGGTCGTCGACACGACCGTGTCCTTCCCGGCGCCCGGCAGCGTCCTCGCCCCGCTGGAGGCCGCGGCCGCGCGCACGGTTTCCCTCGACGCCCGCGGCCTCGCCGAGGAGCTCTTCGACGACGACCAGTTCGCCAACGTCCTCCAGCTCGGCGCCGCGTACCAGACCGGCGCGATCCCGCTGCCGGCCGCGGTGATCGAGCGCGCGATCGAGCTGAACGGCACCGCGGTGGCCGCGAACCTGCAGGCGTTCCGCCGCGGCCGTCAGCTCGTAGCCGGACCCGAAGCCCTCACGACGGCTCCGAAGCCGGAGCGCAAGGTCACGCAGCCGTCCGCGCGCAAGCTGGTGCACGCCGAGCCCGGCTCCGAATTGGCGCGGCTGCTCGACGTCCGGATCCCGGACCTGGTCGCCTACCAGGACAAGCGCTACGCCCGCGCGTACGCCGAGTTCGTCGAGCGGGTGCGGGTCCTGGAGGACGGGCCGACGGAGATCACCGAGGCCGTCGCGAAGCACCTCTACAAGCTCATGGCGTACAAGGACGAGTACGAGGTCGCGCGGCTGTCGCTGGACCCGGCGTTCACCGGTGGCCTGGCGGAGCAGTTCGGGGACGGCACGAAGTACGCCTACCGGCTGCACCCGCCGGTGCTGCGCGCGCTCGGCATGAAGCGCAAGATCAGCCTCGGCCCGTGGTTCCGCCCGGCGTTCCGGCTGCTGCACGCGCTGCGCAAGCTGCGCGGCACCCGGCTCGACCCGTTCGGCCGCGCCGAGGTGCGGCGGGTCGAGCGCGAGCTGGTCGAGGACTACCGCGGCACGATCCTGCGGGCGTTCGACGCCGGTGCCGCCGACCGGGCGCGGGTGCTCGCGCTGGCCGAGCTGCCCGACCTGGTGCGCGGCTACGAAGACGTCAAGCTGGCCAACGTGGCCCGGTACCGGGAGAAGCAGGCGGAGCTGCTCACGCTCGTAAATAGCTGA
- a CDS encoding SAM-dependent methyltransferase — MSETLSPSQKPVGVHPDRPSIARIYDGFLGGNNYYEVDRVVMEKIRAAVPEAVDIARGNRGFHNRALRMLAAQTGIRQFLDCGSGLPTAENTHQIVQRIDKDHTVVYVDNDPVVLAHGRALLVENDFTHMVDADIFQPEAVLGNEDVRQHIDFAEPVALLHVGTMHHFEGDGAVDVMRAYIDALAPGSYVVLSHFFDPEVPELTEIAKRIEQILVQGPLGAGRFRTRAEIEGMLPGLEFVQPNATSAPGLAVCDEWWPDGPRLTPLSGSAKCVAGIVGVKR, encoded by the coding sequence ATGTCCGAGACGCTGTCCCCGAGCCAGAAGCCGGTGGGAGTCCACCCCGACCGGCCGAGCATCGCGCGGATCTACGACGGATTCCTCGGCGGCAACAACTACTACGAAGTCGACCGCGTCGTGATGGAGAAGATCCGCGCGGCGGTCCCCGAAGCGGTCGACATCGCCCGCGGCAACCGTGGTTTCCACAACCGGGCGCTGCGCATGCTGGCCGCGCAGACCGGTATCCGGCAGTTCCTCGACTGCGGCTCCGGCCTGCCGACGGCGGAGAACACGCACCAGATAGTGCAGCGCATCGACAAGGACCACACGGTCGTCTACGTCGACAACGACCCGGTGGTCCTCGCGCACGGCCGCGCGCTGCTCGTCGAGAACGACTTCACGCACATGGTCGACGCGGACATCTTCCAGCCCGAAGCGGTGCTGGGGAACGAGGATGTGCGGCAGCACATCGACTTCGCCGAGCCGGTCGCGCTGCTGCACGTCGGCACGATGCACCACTTCGAGGGCGACGGCGCGGTCGACGTCATGCGCGCGTACATCGACGCGCTCGCCCCGGGCTCGTACGTGGTCCTTTCGCACTTCTTCGACCCCGAGGTGCCAGAGCTGACCGAGATCGCCAAGCGCATCGAGCAGATCCTGGTCCAGGGCCCGCTCGGCGCCGGCCGGTTCCGCACCCGCGCCGAGATCGAAGGCATGCTGCCGGGGCTCGAGTTCGTCCAGCCCAACGCCACTTCGGCGCCGGGCCTGGCCGTGTGCGACGAGTGGTGGCCGGACGGACCCCGCCTCACCCCGCTGTCCGGCTCGGCGAAGTGCGTGGCTGGGATCGTCGGCGTCAAGCGCTAG
- a CDS encoding thiamine pyrophosphate-binding protein, translating to MNVAELVGRTLANLGAGTAFGVVGSGNFEVTNALRAGGVRFVAARHEGGAASMADAYARMSGKVSVLSLHQGCGLTNAVTGITEAAKSRTPMLVLTADSAGASVLSNFRVDQDGLAAAVGAVPERVHSAASAVADTVRAFRTARQQRRTVVLNLPLDVQAEPAPASPALPAIPGPAVVRPDTASVTGFADLLAAAERPVFIAGRGARGSREPLRELASRCGALLATSAVAHGLFHGDPFAMGISGGFASPTTAELILGADLVVGWGCALNTWTTRHGKLLSPHAKLVQVDVEQAALGAHRPVDLGVVGDVAGTAAEVLAVAEERQGYRTEDVAARIAAGRWNDVEHDDLSRGGRIDPRTLSKLLDDLLPAERIVSIDSGNFMGYPSAYLSVPDEQGFCFTQAFQSIGLGLGTAIGAALARPDRLPVLGTGDGGFHMALSELDTAVRLELPLVVVVYNDAAYGAEIHHFGDVDTTTVRFPDSDLAAIGRGFGCAGVTVRSAEDLFAVRDWLAGPRTAPLVIDAKIADDGGSWWLAEAFRH from the coding sequence GTGAACGTCGCCGAGCTCGTCGGCCGCACCCTCGCGAACCTCGGCGCCGGCACGGCGTTCGGCGTGGTGGGCAGCGGCAACTTCGAGGTGACGAACGCGCTGCGCGCGGGCGGGGTCCGGTTCGTCGCCGCCCGCCACGAGGGCGGCGCGGCCAGCATGGCCGACGCCTACGCCCGGATGAGCGGGAAGGTGTCGGTGCTGTCGCTGCACCAGGGCTGCGGGCTGACCAACGCCGTCACCGGGATCACCGAAGCCGCCAAGAGCCGGACGCCGATGCTCGTGCTGACCGCCGACTCCGCGGGGGCGTCGGTGCTGTCGAACTTCCGCGTCGACCAGGACGGCCTGGCCGCGGCGGTCGGCGCGGTGCCGGAGCGCGTGCACTCGGCCGCGAGCGCGGTCGCCGACACCGTGCGGGCCTTCCGGACCGCGCGGCAGCAGCGGCGGACGGTCGTGCTGAACCTCCCGCTCGACGTCCAGGCCGAACCCGCGCCCGCGTCCCCCGCGCTGCCGGCCATCCCAGGGCCCGCTGTGGTCCGGCCGGACACCGCCTCGGTGACCGGGTTCGCGGACCTCCTCGCGGCGGCCGAGCGGCCGGTGTTCATCGCCGGCCGCGGTGCCCGCGGCAGCCGGGAACCCTTGCGGGAACTGGCTTCGCGGTGCGGCGCGCTGCTGGCGACGTCCGCCGTGGCGCACGGGCTCTTCCACGGCGACCCGTTCGCGATGGGCATTTCCGGTGGGTTCGCGTCGCCGACGACCGCCGAACTGATCCTCGGCGCCGACCTCGTCGTCGGCTGGGGCTGCGCGCTGAACACGTGGACGACCCGGCACGGCAAGCTGCTCAGCCCGCACGCGAAGCTCGTGCAGGTCGACGTCGAGCAGGCGGCCCTCGGCGCGCACCGGCCGGTCGACCTCGGCGTCGTCGGCGACGTCGCCGGCACCGCGGCAGAGGTGCTGGCCGTGGCGGAGGAGCGCCAGGGGTACCGCACCGAGGACGTCGCCGCGCGGATCGCGGCCGGGCGCTGGAACGACGTCGAGCACGATGACCTGTCCCGCGGCGGGCGCATCGACCCGCGGACGCTGAGCAAGCTCCTCGACGACCTGCTGCCGGCCGAGCGGATCGTGTCGATCGACTCGGGCAACTTCATGGGCTACCCGAGCGCGTACCTCTCCGTGCCCGACGAGCAGGGTTTCTGCTTCACGCAGGCGTTCCAGAGCATCGGGCTGGGCCTGGGCACGGCGATCGGCGCGGCGCTGGCCCGCCCGGACCGCCTGCCCGTGCTGGGCACCGGCGACGGCGGGTTCCACATGGCACTGTCCGAACTGGACACCGCGGTGCGGCTGGAGCTGCCGCTGGTGGTCGTCGTCTACAACGATGCCGCGTACGGCGCGGAGATCCACCACTTCGGCGACGTCGACACGACGACGGTCCGCTTCCCCGACTCCGACCTCGCCGCCATCGGCCGCGGTTTCGGCTGCGCGGGCGTGACGGTCCGGTCGGCCGAGGACCTGTTCGCGGTGCGCGACTGGCTGGCCGGCCCGCGGACCGCGCCGCTGGTGATCGACGCGAAGATCGCCGACGACGGCGGTTCGTGGTGGCTCGCGGAGGCGTTCCGGCACTGA
- a CDS encoding cyclase family protein, with protein MSLLDGLGEAITSGAIEIVDLTAPLSSSTPILQLPEPFANTIPFRLEEISRYDERGPRWYWNDIHTGEHTGTHLDAPVHWVSGKDGHDVSQVPLKTLVAPAVVLDFSARAAQDPDFLLSVDDVRAWTAEHGPLPDGGWLLYRTGWDARSEDQAGFLNADETGSHSPGVSPECARWLAGETPITGLGVETVGTDAGQAPALEPMFPCHELLLGAGKHGLTQLRNLASLPPTGTLLVVSPLPIVGGSGSPARVLALVER; from the coding sequence ATGTCGTTGTTGGACGGACTGGGCGAGGCGATCACGTCGGGGGCGATCGAGATCGTCGACCTCACCGCGCCCCTGAGCTCGAGCACGCCGATCCTGCAGCTGCCGGAACCGTTCGCCAACACCATCCCGTTCCGGCTGGAGGAGATCAGCCGCTACGACGAGCGCGGCCCGCGCTGGTACTGGAACGACATCCACACCGGCGAGCACACCGGCACCCACCTCGACGCACCCGTCCACTGGGTGTCCGGAAAGGACGGTCACGACGTCTCGCAGGTGCCGCTGAAGACGCTCGTCGCGCCCGCCGTCGTCCTCGACTTCTCCGCGCGGGCGGCGCAGGACCCGGACTTCCTGCTGTCGGTCGACGACGTCCGCGCGTGGACGGCCGAGCACGGGCCGCTGCCCGACGGCGGCTGGCTGCTCTACCGCACCGGCTGGGACGCGCGCAGCGAGGACCAGGCCGGCTTCCTCAACGCCGACGAAACCGGGTCGCACTCCCCCGGCGTCTCGCCCGAGTGCGCGCGGTGGCTCGCCGGGGAAACGCCCATCACCGGGCTCGGCGTCGAGACCGTCGGGACCGACGCGGGGCAGGCGCCCGCCCTCGAGCCGATGTTCCCGTGCCACGAGCTCCTGCTGGGCGCGGGCAAGCACGGCCTGACGCAGCTGCGGAACCTGGCCTCGCTGCCGCCGACCGGGACGCTGCTGGTGGTCTCGCCGCTGCCGATCGTCGGCGGCTCCGGCAGCCCGGCCCGCGTGCTCGCGCTGGTGGAGCGGTGA
- a CDS encoding GNAT family N-acetyltransferase, translating into MTLARRPDLAEAVYAIPYPPGSPAFMAGSLASLLVRGRRVARRWPHLVVALLDGERPIARGIMVPFRGRGALPARGWDEVAVWAAEDALDDVVPDTACALEIAVHPDHQGRGHSGTVLAAMREAAAAAGLESLVIPVRPPDKAAVPSKPMREYAAETRADGLPADRWLRTHVRAGGRIEAIAPCSATVQAPLADWRRWTGLPFDRDGVVTVPGALAPVFVSAAEDFAVYVEPNVWVSHRPAARS; encoded by the coding sequence GTGACGCTGGCCCGGCGGCCGGACCTGGCCGAGGCCGTCTACGCCATCCCGTACCCGCCCGGTTCGCCGGCGTTCATGGCGGGCAGCCTGGCGAGCCTGCTGGTCCGCGGCCGCCGGGTGGCCCGCCGCTGGCCGCACCTGGTCGTGGCGTTGCTCGACGGTGAGCGGCCGATCGCGCGCGGGATCATGGTGCCGTTCCGCGGCCGCGGGGCGCTGCCCGCCCGCGGCTGGGACGAAGTGGCGGTGTGGGCCGCGGAGGACGCGCTCGACGACGTCGTACCGGACACCGCGTGCGCGCTGGAGATCGCGGTGCACCCGGACCACCAGGGCCGCGGCCACTCGGGCACGGTGCTGGCCGCGATGCGCGAAGCCGCGGCGGCGGCCGGGCTGGAATCGCTGGTGATCCCGGTCCGGCCGCCGGACAAGGCAGCGGTGCCCTCGAAGCCGATGCGCGAGTACGCCGCCGAGACCCGCGCGGACGGGTTGCCCGCCGACCGCTGGCTGCGCACCCACGTCCGCGCGGGCGGCCGCATCGAGGCGATCGCCCCCTGTTCGGCGACGGTCCAGGCCCCGCTGGCGGACTGGCGCCGCTGGACCGGCCTGCCGTTCGACCGTGACGGCGTGGTGACGGTCCCGGGCGCACTCGCTCCGGTGTTCGTCTCGGCGGCCGAGGACTTCGCGGTCTACGTCGAGCCGAACGTCTGGGTCTCGCACCGGCCGGCCGCGCGAAGCTAG
- a CDS encoding ABC transporter ATP-binding protein, whose amino-acid sequence MELAIETRGLGKRYGRTWALRDCALAVPAGRIVALAGPNGAGKTTLLHLAAGLLRPDSGDVRVFGHPPAAALPEIGFVAQDTPLYRDFTAAELITMGGKLNPRRWDAAPARERLAALGVPLDRPAGKLSGGQRAQVALALALAKRPRLLLLDEPIASLDPLARREFLRTLMGAVAEDGTTVLLSSHLLIDLERTCDHLVVLQDARVRLTGPVDELLDAHRTVVGPRAGSDEIAGVAQVIRAHHSERQATLLVRRAGPIDPLWTEHEVGLEDLVLGHLAAEVPACSG is encoded by the coding sequence GTGGAGCTGGCGATCGAAACCCGCGGGCTGGGCAAGCGGTACGGGCGCACGTGGGCGTTGCGCGACTGCGCGCTCGCCGTCCCCGCCGGGCGGATCGTCGCGCTGGCCGGCCCGAACGGCGCCGGCAAGACCACCCTCCTGCACCTGGCCGCCGGGCTGCTGCGGCCGGACTCGGGCGACGTGCGCGTGTTCGGCCACCCACCCGCCGCCGCGCTCCCCGAGATCGGCTTCGTCGCCCAGGACACGCCGCTCTACCGGGACTTCACCGCGGCCGAGCTGATCACCATGGGCGGCAAGCTGAACCCCCGCCGCTGGGACGCCGCGCCGGCCCGCGAGCGGCTCGCCGCGCTCGGCGTCCCGCTCGACCGCCCGGCCGGCAAGCTCTCGGGCGGCCAGCGCGCGCAGGTCGCCCTCGCGCTCGCACTGGCCAAGCGGCCGCGGCTGCTCCTGCTCGACGAGCCCATCGCGAGCCTGGACCCGCTGGCCCGCCGCGAGTTCCTGCGGACGCTGATGGGTGCGGTGGCCGAGGACGGGACCACCGTGCTGCTGTCGTCGCACCTGCTGATCGACCTCGAACGCACCTGCGACCACCTGGTCGTGCTCCAGGACGCCCGCGTCCGGCTGACCGGGCCGGTCGACGAGCTGCTCGACGCGCACCGCACGGTCGTCGGCCCGCGGGCGGGCAGTGACGAGATCGCGGGCGTCGCCCAGGTCATCCGCGCGCACCACTCCGAACGCCAGGCGACGCTGCTGGTGCGCCGCGCCGGTCCGATCGATCCACTGTGGACAGAACACGAGGTCGGCCTGGAAGACCTGGTGCTCGGCCACCTCGCCGCGGAGGTGCCCGCGTGCTCTGGCTGA
- a CDS encoding RICIN domain-containing protein, with the protein MVQFADNGTADHVWHLIANGDGWYRNRNHHSGKVLGVDRMSTADSSVVVPFTDNGTADHL; encoded by the coding sequence GTGGTGCAGTTCGCCGACAACGGCACCGCCGACCACGTCTGGCACCTGATCGCGAACGGCGACGGCTGGTACCGGAACCGCAACCACCACTCGGGCAAGGTGCTCGGTGTCGATCGGATGTCCACAGCGGACAGTTCGGTCGTCGTCCCGTTCACCGACAACGGCACGGCGGACCACCTATAG